One stretch of Halapricum desulfuricans DNA includes these proteins:
- a CDS encoding DUF7112 family protein, translated as MADRIASDHEAVQTHRITLGTAGRTSRPELELPESIDASDGDVVRLTLDGRACYALVEAGLDGTARLRGAFENARLAREGDGENRLLEWIDDSGVKPGRSLLLDVLSTGYHYGLREPGQRVVYTVLEPPKGSLSDIADSIG; from the coding sequence ATGGCCGACCGGATCGCCAGCGACCACGAGGCGGTCCAGACCCACCGAATCACGCTGGGGACCGCCGGTCGGACCTCGCGCCCGGAACTCGAACTCCCCGAATCGATCGACGCCAGCGACGGTGACGTCGTGCGGCTCACCCTCGACGGACGGGCCTGTTACGCGCTCGTCGAGGCCGGACTGGACGGAACGGCGCGTCTCCGCGGCGCCTTCGAGAACGCACGGCTCGCTCGCGAGGGCGACGGCGAGAATCGCCTGCTCGAGTGGATCGACGACAGCGGGGTCAAACCGGGCCGCTCGCTGCTTCTGGACGTGCTTTCGACCGGCTATCACTACGGGCTGCGCGAACCCGGGCAACGAGTCGTCTACACGGTTCTCGAGCCCCCGAAGGGGTCGCTGTCGGACATCGCCGACTCGATCGGCTAG
- a CDS encoding CheF family chemotaxis protein, which yields MSESIIADFVASFNSQKSARSEPVRGRVLLSRKRLVLAAEEGKTQIPLTSIVDVAVGQVPDELGDFFNSTVTVAFERNDRQFVAAIEADDETIEKFNSVLYKALLNGTEATVKHPARIGGRVTGAEFTPAKLFVNPRRIRFKRQDGTFTIRLTTVTGFERLSREIAGATRPVLSTTHNRNGQAIVTLAALPSSRKMNVLGRYLRREYREVMEEIRDVDISDAETELLVTVYSTGDMDGIPLAGVLDLEASEVELLRGRLEEKGLVTDSEDGLQLTPAGRVVVNNHLEDVND from the coding sequence ATGTCGGAATCTATCATCGCGGACTTCGTCGCGTCGTTTAACTCCCAGAAGTCCGCGCGTTCCGAGCCCGTCAGGGGACGGGTCCTCCTCAGCCGCAAGCGACTCGTGCTGGCCGCCGAGGAGGGAAAGACGCAGATTCCGCTCACGTCGATCGTCGACGTCGCCGTCGGTCAGGTGCCCGACGAGCTGGGCGACTTTTTCAACTCGACGGTGACCGTCGCGTTCGAGCGCAACGACCGGCAGTTCGTCGCCGCTATCGAGGCCGACGACGAGACGATCGAGAAGTTCAATTCGGTGCTGTACAAGGCGCTGCTCAACGGGACCGAGGCGACGGTCAAACACCCCGCTCGGATCGGCGGTCGCGTCACCGGAGCGGAGTTCACGCCGGCGAAGCTGTTCGTGAATCCACGCCGGATCCGATTCAAGAGACAGGACGGGACGTTCACGATCCGGCTCACGACAGTTACGGGGTTCGAACGCCTCTCGCGGGAAATCGCCGGCGCGACGCGACCGGTCCTGTCGACGACGCACAACCGAAACGGGCAGGCAATCGTCACCCTCGCCGCGCTGCCCTCGTCCCGGAAAATGAACGTCCTCGGACGGTACCTCCGGCGCGAGTACCGTGAAGTGATGGAGGAAATCCGGGACGTCGACATCTCTGACGCGGAGACAGAACTGCTGGTGACCGTCTATTCGACAGGAGACATGGACGGAATTCCGCTGGCGGGCGTCCTCGATCTGGAAGCGAGCGAGGTCGAGTTGCTGCGCGGTCGACTCGAAGAGAAAGGGCTGGTGACCGACAGCGAAGACGGACTCCAGTTGACCCCGGCCGGTCGCGTCGTCGTCAACAACCACCTCGAGGACGTCAACGACTAG
- a CDS encoding DUF5611 family protein has protein sequence MREYKMRRGEYLSDRIPDMEATVEEYFGSISGTEEYKGNDLYVVEGPDNAVFERVVVGTVEYGSKKDKLALDIVERPAEEVIASGDVEDAEEAVSLKNEFLLEATGRDAKARRDSMKRAVEDEPDSVDDVS, from the coding sequence ATGCGAGAGTACAAGATGCGGAGGGGCGAATATCTCTCCGACCGCATCCCGGACATGGAAGCGACCGTCGAGGAGTACTTCGGATCGATCTCCGGAACCGAGGAGTACAAGGGCAACGACCTCTACGTCGTCGAGGGCCCGGACAACGCGGTCTTCGAGCGCGTCGTCGTCGGGACTGTCGAATACGGCAGCAAGAAGGACAAACTCGCGCTCGATATCGTCGAGCGCCCGGCGGAGGAAGTCATCGCCTCGGGCGACGTCGAGGACGCCGAGGAAGCCGTCTCGCTCAAAAACGAGTTCCTGCTCGAAGCGACCGGCCGGGACGCCAAGGCCCGCCGCGACTCGATGAAACGCGCCGTTGAGGACGAACCCGACAGCGTCGACGACGTCAGCTGA
- a CDS encoding DUF7093 family protein: protein MSLKCSIFGHSFEESTVEREREEQGSEVVITIREVQTCTRCGETRVVSENKEVTTLETPDEVGSEPESADAGTDTAADSDTADADTTAESRSEADTATTAESQPGVDTIESRAGVDTTASESEVDTEEPLSPSTAGGSTDSGSGDGFASEEPPVTDDAEILDDDSEAPERDPGQWPQEAEDDSQGADAGPDLGAIEETEEIDESKTDAELLDDGAADTPSQTNEWPSEDEIDAASDPDAVGPGAVTVPEGSYVCRECGFSTPAEASSLREGDFCPECHRGTLVHTQGT from the coding sequence ATGAGTCTCAAGTGTTCGATCTTCGGGCACTCCTTTGAGGAGTCCACCGTCGAGCGCGAGCGCGAAGAACAGGGCAGCGAGGTGGTCATCACGATCCGCGAGGTCCAGACCTGCACGCGCTGTGGCGAGACGCGCGTCGTCTCCGAGAACAAGGAGGTCACGACGCTCGAAACGCCCGACGAGGTCGGATCGGAGCCCGAGTCCGCTGACGCCGGAACCGACACGGCAGCCGACTCTGATACCGCCGACGCCGATACGACCGCCGAATCCCGGTCCGAGGCCGACACAGCGACCACTGCCGAGTCCCAGCCGGGAGTCGATACGATCGAATCCCGGGCAGGGGTCGATACGACTGCATCCGAGTCCGAGGTCGACACCGAGGAGCCCCTGAGCCCTTCGACCGCCGGGGGTTCGACAGACTCGGGGTCAGGCGACGGGTTCGCAAGCGAGGAGCCGCCGGTCACCGACGACGCGGAGATCCTCGACGACGACTCGGAGGCGCCCGAGCGCGATCCGGGCCAGTGGCCACAAGAGGCCGAAGACGACTCCCAGGGAGCTGACGCCGGGCCTGATCTGGGCGCGATCGAGGAGACCGAAGAGATCGACGAGAGCAAGACAGACGCCGAACTGCTTGACGACGGTGCGGCCGACACTCCCTCCCAGACCAACGAGTGGCCCTCGGAAGACGAGATCGACGCCGCGAGCGATCCCGACGCGGTCGGACCAGGCGCGGTCACAGTCCCGGAGGGGTCGTACGTCTGCCGGGAGTGTGGGTTCTCGACGCCGGCCGAGGCGTCGTCGCTTCGGGAGGGTGACTTCTGTCCGGAGTGTCACCGTGGGACGCTCGTCCATACCCAGGGGACCTAG
- a CDS encoding DUF6432 family protein, whose amino-acid sequence MQAKPEYRDRDDDEVAVLDALADRADEGMTVFELRSHVDLDIDDLEDALAELKADGLISADDGDERTVVVPDENVIGPDQHEENSTLSWLRDRLPF is encoded by the coding sequence ATGCAAGCCAAGCCGGAGTACCGCGACCGCGACGACGACGAAGTCGCGGTGCTCGATGCCCTCGCCGACAGGGCAGACGAGGGAATGACTGTCTTCGAGTTGCGGTCGCACGTCGATCTCGATATCGACGATCTGGAGGACGCGCTGGCCGAGCTGAAAGCCGACGGCCTGATCTCCGCCGACGACGGGGACGAGCGGACGGTCGTCGTCCCCGACGAGAACGTCATCGGGCCCGATCAACACGAGGAGAACTCGACGCTCTCCTGGCTCCGTGACCGGCTCCCGTTCTGA
- a CDS encoding cobalamin-binding protein — translation MRVVSLLPAATEICFALGIEPVGVSSECDYPPAARSIPAVERARIDETADSAAISEQVAAAEEDGGLYEIDAELLADLEPDLVITQGVCDVCAVDRVAVAAVIDDLGLETEILTTDPHSLSDLYEETRRIGRATDREGAAIDLVSAWRNRIATLREQTSALETPSVAVLDWMEPVMVAGHWVPDLVEAAGGTYPLAAVGERSRPREWSEIRGTNPDVLVAAPCGYQLEQTLQARRELADRPGWDELTAVRERRVYALDGRDFVNRPGPRLIDTAEHLAGLLHPDAFPQPPGDVARRLEQ, via the coding sequence ATGCGCGTCGTGTCACTGCTCCCCGCTGCTACGGAGATCTGTTTCGCCCTCGGCATCGAGCCTGTCGGTGTCTCCAGTGAGTGTGATTACCCCCCGGCCGCCCGGTCGATCCCGGCTGTCGAACGCGCCCGCATCGACGAGACGGCGGACAGCGCCGCGATCAGCGAGCAGGTCGCGGCTGCCGAGGAAGACGGCGGCCTCTACGAGATCGACGCGGAACTGCTGGCCGACCTCGAGCCCGACCTCGTCATCACGCAGGGGGTCTGTGACGTCTGTGCGGTCGATCGGGTGGCCGTCGCGGCCGTCATCGACGATCTCGGGCTGGAGACGGAGATCCTGACGACCGATCCCCACTCGCTGTCGGATCTATACGAGGAGACGCGCCGGATCGGGCGAGCGACAGACCGCGAAGGAGCGGCCATCGACCTCGTCTCGGCGTGGCGAAATCGAATCGCGACGCTTCGGGAGCAGACGAGCGCCCTCGAAACGCCGTCGGTCGCCGTCCTGGACTGGATGGAACCGGTCATGGTCGCGGGCCACTGGGTCCCGGACCTCGTCGAGGCGGCGGGCGGCACCTATCCGCTGGCGGCCGTTGGCGAGCGCTCGCGGCCGCGCGAGTGGAGCGAGATCCGCGGGACGAACCCGGACGTGCTGGTCGCCGCGCCGTGTGGCTACCAGCTCGAACAGACGCTGCAGGCCCGACGCGAACTCGCGGATCGCCCGGGCTGGGACGAACTGACGGCGGTCCGAGAGCGGCGAGTGTACGCGCTCGACGGGCGCGACTTCGTCAACCGACCGGGACCGAGGCTGATCGACACGGCCGAACACCTGGCCGGACTGCTCCATCCCGACGCGTTCCCGCAACCGCCGGGAGACGTGGCGAGACGGCTCGAACAGTAG
- a CDS encoding DUF5658 family protein — MSVRRLSRPKLSVHVSEYVGLVAALVAVWGVGDALSTLWAIEATGSIGGEANPWIRAVLAHDPALLLVVKAAVVAVAGGLLLSQREFVQSVPGWRLWFGSLLAVGSIIVAGNVSVGLAAVL; from the coding sequence ATGTCAGTCCGGCGCTTATCACGACCGAAACTCAGCGTTCACGTTTCCGAGTACGTCGGACTGGTCGCTGCGCTCGTCGCCGTCTGGGGAGTCGGTGACGCGCTGTCGACGCTGTGGGCGATCGAGGCGACGGGCTCGATCGGCGGCGAGGCGAACCCGTGGATCCGGGCCGTGCTGGCGCACGATCCCGCCCTGTTGCTCGTCGTGAAAGCCGCCGTCGTCGCGGTCGCCGGCGGACTCCTGCTTTCCCAGCGGGAGTTCGTCCAGAGCGTGCCGGGCTGGCGGCTCTGGTTCGGGTCGTTGCTCGCGGTCGGGTCGATCATCGTCGCCGGGAACGTCTCCGTCGGCCTCGCCGCCGTGCTGTGA
- the ubaA gene encoding SAMP-activating enzyme E1 → MRPDLDRTQLDRYSRHIILDGVGPEGQAALLDSSVLVVGAGGLGSPVVQYLAAAGVGRLGIADDDRVERSNLQRQVVHGDADVGRPKVESAAEFVAELNPDVTVETHDLRVAPDNVMALIEGYDVVVDATDNFPTRYLLNDACVLTGTPLSHGAVYRFEGQVTTFEREGDSPCYRCLFPEAPPEGAVPDCATAGVLGVVPGLIGTVQAAEVIKILIGYGETLDGRLWNVDAAGMDVETVPIRPNPDCPVCGDDPAITSLEDIEYADRCRIPSE, encoded by the coding sequence ATGAGACCTGACCTCGATCGGACACAGCTCGATCGATACTCCCGGCACATCATCCTCGACGGCGTCGGTCCGGAGGGACAGGCCGCACTGCTTGACAGTTCGGTCCTCGTGGTCGGCGCGGGCGGGCTCGGATCGCCGGTCGTCCAGTATCTCGCTGCCGCCGGGGTCGGCCGGCTCGGAATCGCCGACGACGACCGCGTCGAGCGGAGCAACCTCCAGCGCCAGGTCGTTCACGGCGACGCCGACGTCGGCAGACCGAAAGTCGAGAGCGCCGCCGAGTTCGTCGCCGAACTGAACCCCGACGTGACCGTCGAGACCCACGACCTGCGAGTCGCTCCGGACAACGTCATGGCGTTGATCGAGGGATACGACGTCGTCGTCGACGCGACCGACAACTTCCCGACGCGATACCTGCTCAACGACGCGTGCGTGCTGACCGGGACGCCGCTGTCACACGGTGCCGTCTACCGCTTCGAGGGGCAGGTCACGACCTTCGAGCGCGAGGGTGACTCGCCGTGCTATCGCTGTCTGTTCCCCGAAGCCCCACCCGAGGGCGCCGTCCCGGACTGTGCGACCGCCGGCGTCCTCGGCGTCGTCCCCGGCCTGATCGGTACCGTTCAGGCCGCCGAAGTCATCAAGATCCTGATCGGGTACGGCGAGACGCTCGACGGGCGGCTCTGGAACGTCGACGCCGCCGGCATGGACGTCGAGACGGTCCCGATCCGTCCGAACCCCGACTGTCCGGTCTGTGGCGACGATCCCGCGATTACGTCTCTCGAAGACATCGAATACGCCGACCGGTGCCGGATCCCCTCCGAGTGA
- a CDS encoding NAD(P)/FAD-dependent oxidoreductase: MTEHVVIVGGGVGGTVTANRLVKKLSREIAADAVEITIVSDNPYHVYKPTFFYVPFGDSEPEDASRPLADLVDRRIELVYDRVTAIDTDEMSIGLADGEAIDYDYLVVATGANPRPEATPGLGPQQDGYHFYDGGAATELRDTLTDFESGRLVLSVIGQPHVCPAAPVEFTMLADARLREHDHRDDVEIVYTYPQSQLHALDAVHDWMVPRFEERNIETHVDFMPAEVDSDASVIETADGESLEYDLLVGIPEFSPASLIAESGLGDSWMEIDKRTLESDHAENVFGVGDVTNLPTSKAGSVAHYAAGTVVDRIAAYVRGYTPTTEFDGDAICFLEAGMEEGSHIKFDYETDPVVRDQTEFIHWAKMAYNEMYWLTARGLA; the protein is encoded by the coding sequence ATGACTGAACACGTCGTCATCGTCGGTGGCGGCGTCGGCGGAACGGTCACAGCAAACCGGCTCGTAAAGAAACTCTCCCGCGAGATCGCCGCAGACGCGGTCGAAATAACGATCGTCAGTGACAACCCGTACCACGTCTACAAGCCGACGTTCTTTTATGTCCCGTTCGGGGACAGCGAGCCGGAAGACGCGTCGCGACCGCTGGCAGATCTGGTCGATCGCCGTATCGAGCTCGTTTACGACCGCGTCACTGCGATCGATACCGACGAGATGTCAATCGGACTTGCCGACGGTGAAGCGATCGACTACGATTATCTGGTAGTTGCGACCGGTGCGAATCCGAGGCCGGAAGCCACACCGGGACTTGGGCCACAGCAGGACGGATATCACTTCTATGACGGAGGGGCCGCGACGGAACTGCGGGACACACTCACTGACTTCGAATCTGGACGACTGGTTCTGTCAGTTATTGGGCAGCCACACGTCTGTCCGGCCGCTCCGGTCGAGTTCACGATGCTGGCCGACGCTCGGCTCCGCGAGCACGACCACAGAGACGATGTCGAGATCGTCTACACGTATCCACAGTCACAGCTGCACGCCCTTGATGCAGTCCACGACTGGATGGTCCCCCGGTTTGAGGAACGAAATATCGAGACGCACGTCGACTTCATGCCAGCAGAGGTTGACAGCGACGCGTCGGTGATCGAAACAGCGGACGGGGAATCCCTTGAGTACGACCTGTTGGTCGGCATCCCCGAATTCAGTCCGGCGTCGCTCATCGCGGAGTCCGGGCTGGGCGACAGCTGGATGGAAATCGACAAACGGACCCTCGAATCCGACCACGCCGAGAACGTCTTTGGGGTCGGTGACGTCACGAACCTTCCGACGAGCAAGGCCGGAAGCGTCGCCCACTACGCGGCAGGCACGGTCGTCGATCGCATCGCCGCGTACGTTCGCGGGTACACGCCGACGACCGAGTTCGACGGCGATGCGATCTGTTTCCTCGAAGCCGGGATGGAGGAGGGATCGCACATCAAATTCGACTACGAGACGGATCCGGTGGTCCGCGACCAGACGGAGTTCATCCACTGGGCGAAGATGGCGTACAACGAAATGTACTGGCTGACTGCACGGGGGCTTGCCTGA
- a CDS encoding DUF1641 domain-containing protein has translation MSETNPQSHTEDESIENIVDTLTELEETGTIDDLAQVAQTISLASEAIDDDMIKSTTRATVRAGELFDTAAGEPAALRNLEVLTAALSETGSDPTDPPDGAGIVTLLRKLNDPSVQRGLGFALTLLGELGDQLEARADRYPDAETTAELGTGSTD, from the coding sequence ATGAGTGAAACGAATCCACAAAGCCACACGGAGGACGAATCGATCGAAAACATCGTCGACACGCTGACTGAACTCGAAGAGACGGGCACGATCGACGACCTCGCGCAGGTCGCACAGACGATTTCGCTGGCGTCGGAGGCGATCGACGACGACATGATCAAATCGACCACGAGGGCGACCGTCAGAGCGGGCGAACTGTTCGATACGGCGGCCGGCGAGCCGGCGGCGCTACGCAACCTCGAAGTCCTGACCGCGGCGCTGAGCGAAACCGGATCCGATCCGACTGATCCGCCGGACGGCGCTGGCATCGTCACGTTGCTCCGCAAGCTGAACGATCCCAGCGTCCAGCGTGGACTCGGGTTCGCGCTGACGTTGCTCGGTGAACTCGGCGACCAACTGGAAGCGCGGGCTGACCGCTATCCCGACGCCGAAACGACCGCTGAACTCGGCACGGGATCGACTGACTGA
- a CDS encoding cell division protein FtsA, with protein sequence MAKGLDVGTMNIISAQQEGSETVFVQQRNSFVEIEYSDMAEQMLSRSDVLHIRKDDKVYVVGDDALNFANIFNKETRRPMQHGILSSDEKSAIPMMKLIIEQVVGSPDHPNEKIYFSTPADPIDSDLSTLYHQKTIESFLDEMGYDAEPINEGMAVIYSELADNDFTGLGISFGAGMTNVTLAYYAVPVMKFSVARGGDWIDEQAAQATGTPVDKVTSIKEEDFELDFTTDVGGVEGALSIYYENLLDYVIDLIQREVDEEDVEEGLDVPVVVTGGTSTPDGFTKLFERHLEEANIPFSISGVSHVDEPMYSVARGGLVAARSDEEQPEEEPEQEPEAPEAED encoded by the coding sequence ATGGCGAAAGGACTAGACGTCGGCACGATGAACATCATTTCGGCACAACAGGAAGGCAGCGAGACGGTCTTCGTTCAGCAGCGGAACTCGTTCGTCGAGATCGAGTACTCCGACATGGCGGAGCAGATGCTCAGTCGGTCGGACGTCCTCCACATCCGCAAGGACGACAAGGTATACGTCGTCGGGGACGACGCGCTGAACTTCGCGAACATCTTCAACAAGGAGACGCGCCGGCCGATGCAACACGGCATCCTCTCCAGCGACGAGAAGTCCGCGATCCCGATGATGAAACTCATCATCGAGCAGGTCGTCGGCTCGCCGGACCATCCGAACGAGAAAATCTATTTCTCGACACCGGCCGATCCGATCGACTCGGACCTCTCGACGCTGTATCACCAGAAGACCATCGAGAGCTTCCTCGACGAGATGGGCTACGACGCCGAGCCGATCAACGAGGGGATGGCCGTCATCTACTCCGAACTCGCGGACAACGACTTCACCGGGCTGGGGATCAGCTTCGGTGCCGGGATGACCAACGTCACGCTGGCGTACTACGCGGTTCCGGTCATGAAGTTCTCGGTCGCCCGCGGTGGCGACTGGATCGACGAGCAGGCCGCCCAGGCGACGGGGACGCCCGTCGACAAGGTCACCTCGATCAAAGAGGAGGACTTCGAGCTGGACTTCACGACCGACGTCGGCGGCGTCGAGGGCGCGCTGTCGATCTACTACGAGAACCTGCTGGATTACGTCATCGACCTCATCCAGCGTGAGGTCGACGAGGAAGACGTCGAGGAAGGGTTGGACGTGCCGGTCGTCGTCACTGGCGGGACTTCGACGCCCGATGGCTTCACGAAACTCTTCGAGCGCCACCTCGAAGAAGCCAACATCCCGTTCTCGATCAGCGGCGTCTCTCACGTCGACGAGCCGATGTACTCGGTCGCCCGCGGTGGTCTCGTCGCCGCCCGATCCGACGAGGAACAGCCCGAAGAAGAGCCCGAACAGGAACCCGAAGCCCCCGAAGCCGAGGACTGA
- a CDS encoding DUF7139 domain-containing protein: protein MADDDPSDGDLPDNVLFELYRHYIGEPDDQIDVYLGFGLFFGGIAFAAVGLVFFVAAYLFTHGSDPFWLLREISFAMGMLSVPTLLLGVLVLLPVDVRATYTGVLGTAITVVAVAGFAYLYPWEFNVEGAEYTIHVVLGYAIGMGLVVVSTGTALVAHQIERAKPSPADIEPMEEPEPEESYSDEEIRRDIENAMEDVDITWGGVERHEGQSLTLNLEGDYDLSGMDVEAERITSSSSTDAQVQGLKALKGGETKTATSKSTVDDQTTKLNELRQRRKEDQQAKVAAESSEGLLARIRSFFGG from the coding sequence ATGGCAGACGACGACCCATCTGACGGGGACCTCCCGGACAACGTTCTCTTCGAGTTGTACCGGCACTACATCGGCGAACCCGACGATCAGATCGACGTGTATCTCGGGTTCGGACTGTTCTTCGGCGGGATCGCGTTCGCGGCCGTCGGACTCGTGTTCTTCGTGGCGGCGTACCTGTTCACCCACGGCAGCGACCCGTTCTGGTTGCTCCGCGAGATCTCGTTTGCGATGGGGATGCTGTCGGTCCCGACGCTGTTGCTCGGGGTACTGGTGCTGTTGCCGGTCGACGTCCGGGCGACCTATACGGGCGTGCTCGGGACCGCGATCACCGTCGTCGCCGTCGCCGGGTTCGCGTATCTCTACCCCTGGGAGTTCAACGTCGAAGGCGCGGAGTACACGATCCACGTCGTCCTCGGGTACGCTATCGGGATGGGGCTCGTGGTCGTCTCGACCGGCACGGCGCTTGTCGCCCACCAGATCGAACGGGCGAAACCGAGCCCGGCCGACATCGAGCCGATGGAAGAGCCCGAACCTGAGGAGTCCTACAGCGACGAGGAGATCCGCCGTGACATCGAGAACGCGATGGAAGACGTCGACATCACCTGGGGCGGGGTCGAGCGTCACGAGGGCCAGTCGCTCACGCTCAACCTCGAGGGAGACTACGATCTCTCGGGGATGGACGTTGAAGCCGAACGGATCACCAGTTCCTCCTCGACCGACGCTCAGGTACAGGGGCTGAAAGCACTGAAGGGCGGCGAAACGAAGACCGCGACCTCGAAATCGACGGTCGACGACCAGACCACGAAACTCAACGAACTCAGACAGCGCCGCAAGGAGGACCAGCAGGCGAAGGTAGCCGCCGAATCCAGCGAGGGACTGCTCGCGAGAATCAGAAGCTTTTTCGGCGGGTGA
- a CDS encoding NAD(P)/FAD-dependent oxidoreductase: protein MTAHVVVLGSGYAGAGAIKSLEDELRGEADITWISDVDYHLVLHEAHRCISNPSVQEKITIPIEEIKSPSTRFVEGHVENVDVGAREVQLDDERAIEYDYLLVAVGSETAFFGLDGLKEHAHTLKSLDDALGIHDAIRDAAREASSDDPARVVVGGAGLSGIQTAGEVARFRDEVDAPLDVVLVEALDSVLPNSDSELQEALRRRLEERDIRIKTGEFIRAADEDSVTVGEQRVGYDVLVWTGGITGRKEMAGVGVEKDRDSNRIKTETTFRTDDERVFAVGDAALVDQPSGEPVPPNAQAAWEAAEVAGENVARAIRGQPLQTWTYKDKGTAVSIGEDAVAHDVMNLPISTFGGLPARLLKKAIAARWIADITSPSRAIAAWGDM from the coding sequence ATGACTGCGCACGTCGTCGTCCTGGGCTCGGGCTATGCCGGTGCCGGTGCGATCAAGAGCCTCGAAGACGAGTTACGCGGAGAGGCCGACATCACGTGGATCTCGGACGTGGATTACCACCTCGTCTTACACGAGGCCCATCGATGTATCAGCAATCCGTCCGTTCAGGAGAAGATCACGATCCCGATCGAGGAGATCAAATCGCCGAGCACGCGCTTCGTGGAGGGACACGTCGAGAATGTGGACGTCGGTGCCCGAGAGGTACAGCTGGACGACGAGCGGGCGATCGAGTACGACTACCTGCTCGTCGCGGTCGGCAGCGAAACGGCGTTTTTCGGGCTGGACGGGCTGAAAGAACACGCCCATACCCTGAAGAGTCTCGACGACGCGCTCGGGATCCACGACGCGATCCGGGACGCGGCACGGGAGGCAAGCAGCGACGACCCGGCACGTGTGGTCGTCGGCGGGGCCGGACTCTCGGGGATTCAGACTGCGGGCGAAGTGGCGCGGTTCCGCGACGAGGTCGACGCTCCGCTGGACGTCGTGCTAGTCGAGGCGCTCGACTCGGTACTCCCCAACAGCGACAGCGAACTTCAGGAGGCACTGCGTCGCCGTCTGGAAGAGCGGGACATCCGGATCAAGACTGGCGAGTTTATTCGCGCGGCCGACGAGGACTCGGTGACGGTCGGCGAGCAACGAGTCGGCTACGACGTGCTCGTCTGGACCGGGGGCATCACCGGCCGAAAGGAGATGGCGGGCGTCGGTGTCGAGAAAGACCGCGACTCGAACCGGATCAAGACCGAGACGACGTTTCGGACCGACGACGAGCGCGTGTTCGCGGTCGGGGACGCCGCGCTCGTCGACCAGCCGTCGGGCGAGCCGGTCCCACCGAACGCCCAGGCTGCCTGGGAAGCCGCCGAAGTCGCCGGCGAGAACGTCGCTCGCGCGATCCGGGGTCAGCCGCTGCAAACCTGGACGTACAAAGACAAGGGAACGGCGGTCTCGATCGGCGAGGACGCCGTCGCCCACGACGTGATGAACCTCCCGATCTCGACGTTCGGCGGCCTCCCCGCTCGCCTGCTGAAGAAGGCGATCGCCGCTCGGTGGATCGCTGACATCACGTCGCCGTCGCGGGCGATCGCCGCCTGGGGTGACATGTGA
- a CDS encoding DNA-directed RNA polymerase subunit L produces the protein MDLRVIEKEDNALSIEIAGEDHTFMNVLKGALLETEGVAAATYDMNPEQSGGQTDPVLTIKTEDGTDALDALETGTDRVIEKADALTEAYESAA, from the coding sequence ATGGATCTACGGGTCATCGAGAAAGAGGACAACGCGCTTTCTATCGAGATTGCGGGCGAGGATCACACGTTCATGAACGTACTGAAGGGGGCACTGCTGGAAACAGAGGGCGTCGCCGCCGCGACCTACGACATGAACCCCGAACAGTCCGGCGGCCAGACCGACCCGGTGTTGACGATCAAGACCGAAGACGGCACCGACGCGCTCGACGCGCTGGAGACGGGGACCGACCGCGTCATCGAAAAGGCCGACGCACTGACCGAAGCCTACGAATCGGCAGCCTGA